In Aeromicrobium yanjiei, the sequence CAAGCTGTAAGCACGCCTGACTCGGAAGCGTAAGTCGGCTGTCTCAATCCCGGAGGCGCAATGACGGCTGTGCGTTGTGGCGCATCGGGTTGTTCGCCGATGGACTCTTAGTGGCGTGCCTTTCGGGTCTGGTGCGGTGCGATTCCGGGAAGGGAGGACGTGGCCACGGGTAGGATTTTCTGGGCAGTACGCGGGCCGACCGCGCTGCGAGCACGCGCCCCTTGGCCGGTGTCAGCGAGCATGCAGCTTCTGACGGCTTCGGCTGAGGCGACGCCTTCGAGCGATGCGACGGTGTCTTCTCGCCGGCCGGACGAATCCCAGAGCGCGTCTGCACGGCTTTGGGAAGCGGACGCGTAGGCGGTGTCCGCACCCTCGTGCTCGACGCGCTCTGCGGCCGCGTCCGCGGAAATCGCGACGGCGGCGTCGCTGTCGAGACGGGCTTGCTCGCGCTCTGAGAGCGAGTCGTGGTTGAGGTCGTTGGAGCGGTCGAGCGAGGACGGATCGATGCCGTAGTGGGTGTCGACCTCACGGCGAATCCTGTTGGCGGCCGCCCGTGCGGCCGGGTCGAGGTCCTCCCACGTGTGAGCGGTCTCGTACATGTCCGCGATGTCCTGCGGGCGTGCCGTGGCCCACCAGTCGTCGCGGCTGACTGGGCTCAGTGCCGCCACGGCGGCAGACCGTTCGGCGTCATGACGCGCTTGTAGCTCGGCGGCTCGCTGCTGGGACTGCGCTTGGCGTTCGCGCTGCTGCTGCTCGCGTGCGCGCATGGCGCGTTGTGCGGCCTGCGCGGCCACGGTCATGGTTGCCCGCATCCCGGCGCGGACGATCTCGCTGGTCTCGTCTGGCTGTTCGCTCATCGTGTGCTCCTAGGTGGCGGAGGTACTAGTTGTTCTCGTCGACGTAGAGGCCTTCGGGGGGTTCCTCGATCGGGAAGACGTAGTGGCGGTTGGTGGAGTGGCCGTTGTCGATTGAGCACCCTTTGAATGGGCCGGAGTCGGCCAGCAGGATCGGCAAGTGGTGGTCGAGGTGGTCGCGCAACCAGGTGGAACTGCCGAGGGCGGGATCGGTGCGCAGATGCTCCCAGGATCGCCACAGGCTCTCGAGGCGGTAGATGGCTTCGGGGTGCTCCCACCAACGGGGGCACCATGTGATGCCGGGGGTGTGCTTGACGTCGCGGGGGAACATCGGGACGAAGAACTCACGTACGAACTCAGGCAGGCTGCCGTAGTAGAGCCGCGGCCGCTGCTCGTCGACATCGGCGCCGGGATCAGCCTCGTCGGTGTCTTCCCAACCGGTGCCCGTGGTCATGACTGGGCGTCCTTGACGGCGCCCGCGTGGGGGCCGGCCATCCACGGGGTGGTGCGGATCAGTGCGGCGCGGGTGCCGGAGGCCAGGACGAGGGCGCGGCCGCGGGGCATCGCCC encodes:
- a CDS encoding DUF4913 domain-containing protein, with protein sequence MTTGTGWEDTDEADPGADVDEQRPRLYYGSLPEFVREFFVPMFPRDVKHTPGITWCPRWWEHPEAIYRLESLWRSWEHLRTDPALGSSTWLRDHLDHHLPILLADSGPFKGCSIDNGHSTNRHYVFPIEEPPEGLYVDENN